Proteins encoded by one window of Enterococcus faecalis:
- a CDS encoding redox-sensing transcriptional repressor Rex: MEKKMPKATAKRLPVYLRYLKMLGDSGVKRIKSREFSEMIQIPSATIRRDFSHVGELGRSGYGYDVPYLIEVFSNILNTQEEKRIALIGCGNLGKALLKNNFRRNENLNIVCAFDNDLALVGTTINGLLVHDMSELEAFVRQEGVTVAISTVPSHHAQKAIDKIVQAGVTAILNFAPDRVSVPANVSVQYIDLTTELQTLIYFNETFSLANSPKQ; the protein is encoded by the coding sequence ATGGAGAAAAAAATGCCTAAAGCAACGGCAAAACGTTTGCCGGTTTATTTACGTTATTTAAAAATGTTAGGGGATTCTGGTGTTAAACGCATTAAATCACGAGAGTTTAGTGAAATGATCCAGATTCCTTCTGCAACGATTCGGCGTGATTTTTCCCACGTTGGTGAACTGGGCCGAAGCGGTTATGGTTACGATGTGCCGTATTTAATTGAGGTATTTAGTAATATTTTAAATACGCAAGAAGAAAAAAGAATTGCTCTGATTGGTTGTGGCAATTTAGGCAAGGCATTATTAAAAAATAATTTTAGACGCAACGAGAATTTGAATATTGTCTGTGCTTTTGATAATGATTTGGCTTTAGTTGGCACCACGATTAATGGGTTATTAGTTCATGATATGTCTGAGTTAGAAGCATTCGTTCGACAAGAAGGGGTCACGGTAGCCATTTCTACAGTACCAAGTCACCATGCTCAAAAAGCCATCGACAAAATTGTACAAGCGGGTGTGACTGCGATTTTAAATTTTGCGCCAGACCGTGTCAGTGTGCCAGCCAACGTTAGTGTGCAGTATATTGATTTAACAACGGAACTGCAAACACTGATTTATTTTAATGAAACTTTTTCACTAGCAAATAGCCCAAAGCAATAA
- a CDS encoding TVP38/TMEM64 family protein yields MTNQKKFLNGLIRWLPLVGLVLFFGLILWGYSRGIFHSVASLQAFIKQFGNYAVLCFVLLQIVQVIIPILPGGISSVAGMLMFGNLQGLLYSYLGLIIGEFIGFLLVRYYGRSFVKIILSPNKYKKFEEILDKNEHNVKKLLIFTMLVPFAPDDIVCLVAGITDISLKEFMKIVLLLKFWSVATYSYLMLYLFQLFGKL; encoded by the coding sequence ATGACTAATCAGAAAAAATTTTTAAATGGACTCATTCGGTGGTTACCCCTAGTTGGACTGGTGCTTTTCTTCGGCTTAATTTTATGGGGATATTCCAGAGGGATTTTTCATTCTGTTGCTTCCTTGCAAGCTTTTATTAAACAGTTTGGTAACTATGCGGTTCTGTGTTTCGTTCTTTTACAAATCGTCCAAGTGATTATCCCTATTCTACCTGGAGGAATCTCTTCTGTTGCAGGAATGTTGATGTTTGGCAATTTGCAAGGACTTTTGTATAGCTATCTTGGATTGATTATTGGTGAGTTTATTGGCTTTTTACTGGTTCGTTACTATGGACGTAGCTTTGTAAAAATAATCCTTTCACCCAATAAATACAAAAAATTTGAAGAGATTTTGGACAAAAATGAACACAATGTCAAAAAGCTCTTAATCTTTACTATGTTAGTCCCCTTCGCTCCAGATGATATTGTTTGTTTAGTGGCGGGAATTACAGATATTTCTTTAAAAGAATTCATGAAAATTGTTCTTTTATTGAAATTCTGGTCTGTGGCTACTTACAGCTACTTAATGTTGTATTTGTTTCAATTATTTGGCAAATTATAA
- a CDS encoding valine--tRNA ligase codes for MSEEKNLPTKYQPTEIEAGRYQKWLDQDLFKPSGDKKAKPYSIVIPPPNVTGKLHLGHAWDTTLQDMIIRQKRMQGFDTLWLPGMDHAGIATQAKVEEKLAQQGISRYDLGREKFVDQVWEWKEEYASHIREQWAKMGLSLDYSRERFTLDEGLSEAVRKVFVSLYEKDLIYRGEYIINWDPKAKTALSDIEVIHKDIEGAFYHMSYPLSDGSGVVEIATTRPETMLGDTAIAVHPEDERYQELIGKTVVLPLVDKEIPIIADDYVDMEFGTGVVKITPAHDPNDFEVGNRHDLPRVNVMNEDGTMNELAGKYEGMDRFAARKAIVSDLKELGRLIKIETMNHSVGHSERTGVVVEPRLSTQWFVKMGPLAEKAIENQETEDAVEFYPPRFNQTFLRWMENIHDWVISRQLWWGHQIPAWYHKETGEMYVGMEAPADSENWVQDSDVLDTWFSSALWPFSTMGWPDEASEDYQRYFPTSTLVTGYDIIAFWVSRMIFQSLEFTGERPFQNVLIHGLIRDEQGRKMSKSLGNGIDPMDVIEKYGADALRWFLSNGSAPGQDVRFSYEKMDASWNFINKIWNASRFVIMNVEGMTAADIDFSGEKTVADRWILTRLNETVARVTELFDRFEFGEAGRQLYNFIWDDFCDWYIEMSKEILYGENEAAKQTTRSILVYTLDQILRLLHPIMPFVTEEIWEKIPHQGESLVVAEYPVVHEEFNDEAAARGMEVLKEVIRSVRNIRAEVNTPLSKPITLLIKTNDTEVEEFLTANTSYLERFCNPEELVISREIEAPELAMSAVLTGAELFLPLAGLINIEEEIARLEKELDKWTKEVKRVQGKLSNERFVSNAPDEVVEAERAKEKDYLEKQEAVKERIAQLRSI; via the coding sequence ATGTCAGAAGAAAAAAACTTACCAACGAAATATCAACCGACAGAAATCGAAGCTGGCCGTTATCAAAAATGGCTAGATCAAGATTTATTTAAACCAAGTGGCGACAAAAAAGCGAAGCCCTATTCAATTGTTATTCCACCACCTAATGTAACAGGGAAGCTACACTTAGGGCATGCTTGGGATACAACATTACAAGATATGATTATCCGCCAAAAAAGAATGCAAGGCTTTGATACGTTATGGCTGCCAGGAATGGACCATGCCGGAATTGCCACGCAAGCAAAAGTAGAAGAGAAACTAGCACAACAAGGAATTTCACGTTACGACTTAGGTCGTGAAAAATTTGTTGATCAAGTGTGGGAATGGAAAGAAGAATATGCTTCTCACATTCGTGAACAGTGGGCAAAAATGGGTCTTTCTTTAGATTACAGCCGTGAACGTTTCACTTTAGATGAAGGGCTATCTGAGGCTGTTCGTAAAGTGTTTGTCTCTCTTTACGAGAAAGATTTGATTTACCGTGGTGAGTATATCATTAACTGGGATCCGAAAGCGAAAACAGCATTGTCTGATATTGAAGTAATCCATAAAGATATTGAAGGAGCTTTTTACCACATGAGCTACCCATTATCAGATGGTTCTGGCGTTGTTGAAATTGCGACAACGCGTCCTGAAACAATGTTGGGAGATACGGCGATTGCGGTCCATCCAGAAGATGAACGGTATCAGGAACTTATTGGTAAGACAGTTGTCTTGCCATTAGTAGATAAAGAAATTCCAATTATTGCGGATGACTATGTAGATATGGAATTTGGAACAGGGGTTGTAAAAATCACACCTGCCCATGATCCAAATGACTTTGAAGTCGGTAATCGTCATGACTTACCTCGAGTAAATGTTATGAACGAAGACGGCACGATGAATGAACTGGCTGGAAAATACGAAGGAATGGATCGTTTTGCCGCACGTAAAGCGATTGTCTCTGACTTGAAAGAATTAGGTCGCTTAATTAAGATCGAAACAATGAATCACAGCGTGGGCCATTCAGAACGAACAGGCGTTGTCGTGGAACCTCGTTTATCGACCCAATGGTTTGTAAAAATGGGACCATTAGCTGAAAAAGCAATAGAAAATCAAGAAACAGAAGACGCTGTTGAATTTTATCCACCACGCTTCAATCAAACATTTTTACGTTGGATGGAAAATATTCATGACTGGGTTATTTCGCGACAATTATGGTGGGGCCATCAAATTCCTGCTTGGTATCACAAAGAAACGGGCGAGATGTATGTTGGGATGGAAGCACCAGCCGACAGTGAAAACTGGGTTCAAGATAGTGACGTCTTAGATACATGGTTTAGTTCTGCTTTATGGCCATTTTCAACGATGGGTTGGCCAGATGAAGCAAGCGAAGATTATCAACGTTACTTCCCAACAAGCACATTAGTTACTGGCTATGATATTATTGCCTTTTGGGTAAGTCGTATGATTTTCCAAAGCTTAGAGTTTACAGGCGAACGTCCCTTCCAAAATGTCTTAATTCACGGCTTAATTCGTGATGAGCAAGGACGCAAAATGAGTAAATCATTGGGGAATGGGATTGATCCAATGGATGTCATCGAAAAATATGGCGCAGATGCATTGCGTTGGTTCTTATCAAATGGTTCAGCTCCAGGTCAAGATGTTCGTTTTAGTTATGAAAAAATGGATGCTTCTTGGAACTTTATCAATAAGATCTGGAATGCAAGTCGCTTCGTTATCATGAATGTAGAAGGTATGACTGCTGCAGATATTGACTTTAGTGGTGAAAAGACTGTCGCTGATCGTTGGATTTTAACGCGCTTAAACGAAACAGTCGCCCGTGTGACAGAATTATTTGATCGTTTTGAATTTGGTGAAGCAGGTCGCCAATTATACAACTTCATCTGGGATGATTTCTGTGATTGGTATATTGAAATGAGTAAAGAAATTCTTTACGGAGAAAATGAAGCAGCTAAACAAACAACACGGAGCATCTTGGTGTACACATTGGATCAAATCTTACGCTTATTGCATCCAATTATGCCGTTTGTAACAGAAGAAATTTGGGAAAAAATTCCGCATCAAGGTGAGTCATTGGTTGTGGCAGAGTACCCAGTTGTTCATGAAGAATTTAACGATGAAGCAGCAGCTCGAGGAATGGAAGTTCTGAAAGAAGTTATTCGTTCGGTTCGGAATATTCGAGCAGAAGTGAATACACCACTTTCTAAACCAATTACCTTGTTAATTAAAACAAACGATACAGAAGTAGAAGAATTTTTAACAGCTAATACTAGCTACTTGGAACGCTTCTGTAACCCAGAGGAATTAGTCATCAGTCGTGAAATAGAAGCGCCAGAATTAGCCATGTCCGCTGTTTTAACAGGCGCAGAACTATTCCTACCATTAGCTGGGTTGATTAATATCGAGGAAGAAATTGCTCGCTTAGAAAAAGAATTAGACAAATGGACAAAAGAAGTCAAACGTGTGCAAGGCAAACTTTCAAATGAACGTTTTGTGTCAAATGCACCAGATGAGGTCGTGGAAGCAGAACGTGCAAAAGAAAAAGACTACCTTGAAAAACAAGAGGCTGTCAAAGAACGGATTGCCCAATTACGTTCAATCTAA
- a CDS encoding YfhO family protein: MKNKSKLLWLGSFFLPFLLLLLVWMTLQLAPFGDNNLLVSDLGTQYMPFLSFLKRSFHEGITTFYSFSNEIGESIVPLAAYYLLSPFNVLAFFFPYEQLPIAILWIITLKLALMGTTMFSYLKYTYQKVDGTTLLFSTSYSFCGFVTVYSQNFMWLDALILFPLILLGLQRLWDQRKWGLYSITLFLAIVTNYYMGYMICLFAVLYSIYWFFKKNTQAHAIRQFFKQSPLFILVSFLTGTATSFLLLPAAEGMLYTKKADFDVSTFFLTPKFNTSFFSQLGLGSINYELRLDHLPTVFAGLFVTLLCVAYFQTKQIALKERIASAILLFILFLSFWLEAFNTVWHMFQSPAGFPYRNVFIFSFLLIVFAYEVWLKKVTIPWTAPIIFSLLLVIGYGSLYYGPQKNLLISINYLWLSLLFIWLIFFCLRLAHKKALRNYVVVALFLLVSTELTTNFWISFKHMPFGSQATFAQDYRKHSQLIDEKMASAPELYRMKQVIPSKETGFREINNGYNNPLLYGYAGVSSYTSTLTATTQDTLSALGLYRKNDRRIAYVDNSQLTNLLLNVKYDFLPIEKPTSEKLLKTVGSTKIMENDEAIGMGFLAPTALTKLKLAKNNPLDAQEELLQTLVPTDKPYFKTASLINEPHHTNETIEATFKVNSTGDLHLYIPNLKWKKVTQLKVNQQVISTPIYIATNQLFNLGHFEKGTTVTLSLTAEQVVDLTNWQLQTLDQTAFNRAVDKLRQQALHVNATKKGHLNGALNVPGNDTQLLYTSIPYDQDWQVKSSLQKEPLKTQRILGGFLAVEVPAGKQQLTFAYHPRMIYLGTAVSGTILLGTAGYLGFKKYRRKRQEATHD, encoded by the coding sequence ATGAAAAACAAATCGAAGCTTTTATGGTTAGGAAGTTTTTTCTTGCCGTTTTTACTTCTGTTGCTTGTATGGATGACATTACAACTTGCGCCTTTTGGTGACAACAACTTATTAGTTAGTGATTTAGGCACACAATACATGCCTTTCTTGAGTTTTTTAAAACGCTCTTTTCACGAGGGAATAACTACATTCTACTCTTTTTCCAATGAGATTGGTGAGTCGATTGTTCCTTTGGCAGCCTATTACTTACTGAGCCCTTTTAATGTGTTGGCTTTCTTTTTTCCTTATGAACAATTACCTATAGCAATTTTATGGATTATTACCTTAAAACTTGCCTTGATGGGCACGACGATGTTTAGCTATTTAAAATACACCTATCAAAAAGTTGATGGCACCACGTTACTTTTTTCAACGTCCTATAGTTTCTGTGGCTTTGTCACCGTCTATAGCCAAAACTTTATGTGGTTGGATGCACTGATTCTATTCCCGCTTATCTTATTGGGACTCCAACGTTTATGGGATCAACGCAAATGGGGCTTATACAGTATAACCCTGTTTTTAGCGATTGTGACGAATTACTACATGGGTTATATGATTTGTCTCTTTGCTGTTTTGTACAGTATCTATTGGTTCTTTAAAAAGAATACCCAAGCCCATGCTATTCGGCAATTTTTTAAACAAAGTCCGTTATTCATCCTCGTTTCTTTTTTAACAGGAACCGCAACTAGCTTTTTATTATTACCTGCAGCAGAAGGGATGCTCTATACAAAAAAAGCAGACTTTGATGTCTCGACGTTCTTTTTAACGCCTAAGTTCAACACTTCGTTCTTCTCGCAATTAGGCTTAGGTTCTATTAATTATGAGTTGCGTTTAGACCATTTACCAACCGTTTTTGCTGGATTATTTGTGACACTCCTCTGTGTTGCCTATTTTCAAACGAAACAAATTGCGTTAAAAGAAAGAATAGCTTCAGCAATTCTTTTATTCATTCTTTTTTTAAGCTTTTGGTTAGAAGCCTTTAATACTGTCTGGCACATGTTTCAAAGCCCAGCTGGTTTCCCTTACCGAAATGTCTTTATTTTTAGCTTTTTATTGATTGTCTTTGCCTATGAAGTTTGGCTTAAAAAAGTGACCATTCCTTGGACCGCACCTATTATTTTTAGTCTGCTGTTAGTCATTGGCTACGGATCTTTGTATTATGGTCCACAAAAGAATCTCTTAATTTCGATCAATTATTTATGGCTAAGTTTACTTTTTATTTGGTTGATTTTCTTTTGCTTGCGTTTAGCACACAAAAAGGCCTTAAGAAACTATGTAGTCGTTGCTTTATTCTTACTGGTCAGCACAGAATTAACAACGAATTTCTGGATTTCTTTTAAACACATGCCCTTTGGTAGCCAAGCAACATTTGCCCAAGATTACCGAAAACACAGCCAATTAATCGATGAAAAAATGGCCTCAGCACCAGAACTTTATCGCATGAAACAAGTCATTCCTTCCAAAGAAACAGGGTTCCGTGAAATCAATAACGGCTACAACAATCCTTTACTTTATGGCTATGCTGGCGTTTCTAGCTATACTTCGACTTTAACTGCCACTACCCAAGACACATTAAGTGCGCTAGGTTTATATCGAAAAAATGATCGCCGGATTGCTTATGTGGATAATTCACAACTAACCAATTTACTTTTAAATGTGAAATATGACTTTTTACCAATTGAAAAACCTACGAGTGAAAAATTGCTAAAAACAGTTGGTTCCACGAAAATCATGGAAAATGATGAAGCGATCGGTATGGGCTTTTTGGCGCCAACCGCATTAACCAAGTTAAAATTAGCAAAAAATAATCCTTTAGATGCCCAAGAAGAACTCCTGCAAACGCTCGTGCCGACGGATAAACCTTACTTTAAAACAGCTTCGTTGATAAATGAACCTCATCATACCAACGAAACAATTGAAGCAACATTTAAAGTGAATAGCACTGGTGACTTGCATCTTTATATTCCGAATTTAAAATGGAAAAAGGTTACACAATTGAAGGTAAACCAACAAGTTATCTCGACGCCGATTTATATTGCAACCAATCAACTGTTCAATTTAGGGCATTTTGAAAAAGGAACTACCGTGACCCTGTCACTAACTGCTGAACAAGTGGTTGATTTAACCAATTGGCAACTTCAAACTTTAGACCAAACAGCCTTTAATCGTGCGGTTGACAAATTACGCCAACAAGCTCTTCACGTGAATGCAACTAAAAAAGGCCATTTAAATGGCGCACTGAATGTACCTGGAAATGACACTCAGTTACTGTATACGTCCATTCCTTATGACCAAGATTGGCAAGTCAAATCGTCGCTACAAAAAGAACCCTTAAAAACACAACGCATTCTAGGTGGCTTTTTAGCTGTTGAAGTCCCAGCTGGCAAACAGCAGTTAACCTTTGCCTATCATCCAAGAATGATTTATCTCGGCACTGCCGTCAGCGGAACGATTTTACTGGGAACGGCTGGTTATCTTGGCTTTAAAAAATACCGTCGAAAACGTCAGGAGGCCACTCATGACTAA
- the tpx gene encoding thiol peroxidase, which translates to MNVTRKGHVLELTGEQPEVGTKAPVFSLKNLNNQEINLADYKGKTVLISVVPDIDTRVCSLQTKRFNQEAAKLDGVQIITISNNTVEEQANWCAAEGVEMEMLHDTEDSFGAAYGLYIPEMGRLARAIFVIDPEGTLVYEEIVSEVSSEPDYQQALEATKKV; encoded by the coding sequence ATGAATGTTACAAGAAAAGGGCACGTATTAGAATTGACAGGTGAACAGCCCGAAGTTGGCACAAAAGCCCCCGTCTTTTCTTTGAAAAATTTAAACAACCAAGAAATCAACTTGGCAGATTATAAAGGTAAAACGGTTTTAATTAGTGTGGTTCCTGATATCGACACACGTGTTTGTTCACTGCAAACGAAACGTTTCAATCAAGAAGCGGCGAAATTAGACGGTGTTCAGATTATCACGATTTCCAATAACACAGTTGAAGAACAAGCAAATTGGTGTGCCGCTGAGGGTGTCGAAATGGAAATGCTTCATGATACTGAAGACTCATTTGGTGCAGCTTATGGTTTGTATATTCCAGAAATGGGCCGTTTAGCACGTGCTATTTTTGTGATTGACCCAGAAGGAACGTTAGTTTATGAAGAAATCGTCTCAGAAGTTTCGTCGGAACCCGATTATCAACAAGCGTTAGAAGCTACAAAAAAAGTGTAA
- the thiI gene encoding tRNA uracil 4-sulfurtransferase ThiI, producing MKYTEIMVRYGELSTKGKNRKTFIMQLAQNVKRALADFPALKIHADRDRMHILLNGEDSEGVIPKLSKVFGIQNFSPSIRIEKEMPAIRAMVQEVVREVYTPGKTFKITAKRSDHSFELDSNGLNQELGGAVIEAIPEIQVQMKKPDINLRIEIRKDAAYLSYETIRGAGGLPVGTSGRGMLMLSGGIDSPVAGYLAMKRGVEVEAVHFASPPYTSEQALQKAKDLAEKLVPYVGTIQFIEVPFTEIQEEIKRVVPQGYLMTITRRLMLRLTDAIREMRKGLVIINGESLGQVASQTLQSMVAINEVTSTPIIRPVVSMDKTEIIEIAEKIDTFELAIQPFEDCCTIFAPPQPKTRPRLDKAQDYEARLDLEGLMARALEGLKITEISAETAKDKQEDEFADFL from the coding sequence GTGAAGTATACAGAAATTATGGTTCGCTATGGCGAATTATCAACTAAAGGAAAAAATCGTAAAACGTTTATCATGCAGTTAGCACAAAATGTGAAACGTGCGTTAGCTGATTTTCCAGCATTGAAAATCCATGCAGATCGAGATAGAATGCATATTTTATTAAATGGGGAAGATAGTGAAGGAGTGATTCCGAAACTAAGTAAAGTGTTTGGAATTCAAAATTTTTCGCCAAGTATTCGTATTGAAAAAGAAATGCCAGCGATTCGTGCAATGGTTCAAGAGGTTGTTCGGGAAGTTTATACGCCAGGTAAGACGTTTAAAATTACTGCTAAACGCTCGGACCATTCATTTGAACTTGATTCAAATGGCTTGAATCAAGAATTAGGTGGGGCCGTTATTGAAGCCATTCCGGAAATTCAAGTACAAATGAAAAAGCCTGATATTAACTTAAGAATTGAAATTCGTAAAGATGCGGCGTATTTATCTTATGAAACGATTCGCGGTGCGGGTGGATTGCCAGTGGGCACCAGTGGTCGTGGTATGTTGATGTTGTCAGGAGGCATTGATTCACCAGTTGCTGGTTATTTAGCTATGAAACGTGGCGTGGAAGTGGAAGCTGTCCATTTTGCTAGTCCACCTTATACAAGTGAACAAGCGTTACAAAAGGCTAAAGATTTAGCTGAAAAATTAGTCCCTTATGTAGGAACTATTCAATTTATTGAAGTGCCCTTTACAGAAATTCAAGAAGAAATAAAACGAGTTGTTCCCCAAGGCTACTTAATGACCATTACACGACGTTTAATGTTACGCTTAACAGATGCAATTCGTGAAATGCGGAAAGGTTTAGTCATTATTAATGGTGAATCGTTAGGACAAGTGGCTTCGCAAACACTTCAAAGTATGGTAGCAATTAATGAGGTTACTTCAACACCGATAATTCGACCCGTTGTTTCAATGGATAAGACAGAAATTATCGAAATTGCCGAAAAAATTGACACGTTTGAATTAGCCATCCAACCCTTCGAAGATTGTTGTACAATTTTTGCGCCACCGCAACCGAAAACACGACCTCGCTTGGATAAAGCGCAAGATTATGAAGCGCGCTTAGACTTGGAAGGTTTAATGGCTCGGGCCTTAGAAGGACTCAAAATTACAGAGATTTCAGCAGAAACAGCGAAAGATAAACAAGAAGACGAATTTGCAGATTTCCTATAA
- a CDS encoding NCS2 family permease produces MKEKISSYFELEQLNTNMKREMLAGFTTFISMAYILFVNPTVLGASGMDEGAVFTATALASALGCILMGVLAKYPIATAPALGINAFFAYSVSVGMGIPWQTTLAGVFVASLIFIFITIFKLRELIIDAIPADLKFAISGGIGLFIAFLGLSQGGLIVANDATLVGLGPLNVGSTWVTIVGLVVTAILLVRRVPGGIFIGMAISTIVGLATGVIPMPDKIISSAPSLEPTFLVALGHVKDINTIQMWVVVLTFLLVTFFDTAGTLVGLANQAGFMKDNKMPRVGKALAADSTAMLAGSLLGTSPVGAYVESSAGIAVGGRSGITAITTGILFIFSLLFSPLLAVVTSQVTAPALIIVGVLMAQSLSKIKWNEMEIAIPSFLILLGMPLTYSISDGIALGFIFYPITMIAAKRGKEVSPIMYGLFFVFVGFMWILNAQ; encoded by the coding sequence ATGAAAGAAAAAATAAGTTCATATTTTGAACTTGAACAATTGAATACGAATATGAAACGAGAAATGTTAGCTGGTTTCACCACGTTTATCTCGATGGCGTATATTTTGTTCGTTAATCCAACCGTACTTGGTGCTTCTGGCATGGACGAAGGCGCTGTTTTTACTGCCACCGCTTTAGCGAGTGCCTTAGGTTGTATTTTAATGGGTGTGTTGGCGAAATATCCGATTGCGACAGCACCAGCTTTAGGAATTAATGCATTCTTTGCTTATTCAGTCTCTGTTGGTATGGGGATTCCTTGGCAAACGACATTAGCAGGCGTTTTTGTGGCTTCATTGATATTTATTTTTATTACAATTTTTAAATTACGCGAGCTAATTATTGATGCAATTCCTGCAGACTTGAAATTTGCCATTTCAGGTGGGATCGGGTTGTTTATTGCTTTTCTTGGTTTAAGCCAAGGTGGCTTAATTGTGGCTAATGATGCGACACTCGTTGGCTTAGGACCTTTGAATGTTGGTTCAACGTGGGTTACCATTGTCGGCTTAGTCGTAACTGCAATTTTGTTAGTTCGTCGAGTACCGGGTGGTATTTTTATTGGGATGGCGATTTCAACGATTGTTGGTTTAGCGACAGGCGTTATTCCAATGCCTGATAAGATTATTTCAAGCGCGCCAAGTTTAGAACCAACATTTTTAGTGGCGTTAGGACATGTGAAAGATATCAATACGATTCAAATGTGGGTCGTGGTTTTAACGTTCCTATTAGTAACATTCTTTGATACCGCTGGTACGTTGGTGGGCTTAGCCAATCAAGCAGGTTTTATGAAGGACAATAAAATGCCGCGTGTGGGGAAAGCTTTAGCCGCTGATTCAACAGCGATGTTAGCTGGTTCTCTATTAGGGACATCGCCAGTTGGCGCATATGTCGAATCATCTGCGGGGATTGCTGTGGGTGGTCGTTCAGGAATCACAGCTATTACAACCGGGATTTTATTTATTTTCAGTTTGCTATTTTCTCCTTTGTTAGCAGTTGTCACTTCGCAAGTTACAGCACCAGCGTTGATTATTGTTGGCGTTTTGATGGCACAATCCTTAAGCAAAATTAAATGGAACGAAATGGAAATTGCAATCCCTTCCTTCTTAATCTTGTTAGGAATGCCATTGACATATAGCATTTCAGATGGGATTGCCTTAGGCTTTATCTTCTATCCAATTACAATGATTGCGGCAAAACGTGGGAAAGAAGTTTCGCCAATTATGTATGGCTTGTTCTTTGTTTTTGTCGGATTCATGTGGATCCTGAATGCGCAATAA
- a CDS encoding SDR family oxidoreductase encodes MKSLSEKVIVIMGASSGIGEATARLLARKGAKLVIAARRQERLIAIKKELPEATILVQQADVTKEEEVQRVIKLTMEKYGRIDVLFNNAGVMPTAPLIEAPKGEWRQMLDINIMGVLNGIAAVLPIMVEQKSGQIIATDSVAGHVVYPDSAVYCGTKFAVRAIMEGLRQEQRENNIKSTIISPGAVQTELYQTISNRVVAETLHLEQLSWGLKAEDIAQAVVFAIDTPDRMSISEMVVRPTTQTI; translated from the coding sequence ATGAAATCATTATCAGAAAAAGTTATTGTTATCATGGGCGCTTCCAGTGGCATCGGTGAGGCAACAGCCCGTTTACTTGCCAGAAAAGGAGCGAAGTTAGTCATTGCAGCACGTCGACAAGAACGTTTAATTGCTATAAAAAAAGAACTTCCTGAAGCAACGATTCTCGTGCAACAAGCAGATGTAACGAAAGAAGAGGAAGTTCAGCGTGTAATCAAGCTTACAATGGAAAAATATGGACGAATTGATGTTCTTTTTAACAATGCAGGAGTTATGCCAACGGCGCCTCTTATTGAAGCACCAAAAGGAGAATGGCGTCAAATGCTAGATATTAATATTATGGGTGTTTTAAATGGCATTGCGGCAGTTCTTCCAATTATGGTTGAACAAAAATCAGGGCAGATTATTGCTACTGATTCTGTGGCAGGACATGTCGTTTATCCAGATTCGGCTGTCTACTGTGGAACAAAGTTTGCTGTTCGAGCAATTATGGAAGGATTGCGACAAGAACAAAGAGAGAATAACATTAAATCAACGATTATTTCACCAGGTGCTGTACAAACAGAACTTTATCAAACAATTTCTAATCGAGTAGTAGCTGAAACGTTACATCTAGAACAGTTAAGTTGGGGCTTAAAGGCGGAAGACATTGCGCAAGCAGTGGTCTTTGCCATAGACACGCCAGATCGTATGTCAATCAGTGAAATGGTTGTTCGCCCGACCACACAAACGATTTAA
- a CDS encoding DapH/DapD/GlmU-related protein, translated as MLTKNLQELIATGSIDKDEPLFQLIHQIQEENSRYLIELNQQAYTHNEVRNLLATIIQDKIDETVTILLPFYTDFGRNIHFGKNIFINRAAMFVDLGGIIIEDNVLIGPRVNLLSVNHPELPMKRRGVLLAPITIKKFAWLGAGVTVLPGITIGENAIVAANATVTKDVPANAIVAGTPAKIIRWIQEDKEEI; from the coding sequence ATGCTTACAAAAAATCTCCAAGAACTAATTGCAACAGGTAGCATTGATAAAGATGAACCACTATTTCAACTTATTCATCAGATTCAAGAGGAAAATAGTCGCTATTTAATAGAATTAAATCAACAAGCCTATACACATAATGAAGTAAGGAATCTTCTTGCCACGATTATCCAAGACAAAATTGACGAAACCGTTACGATTTTATTGCCTTTTTATACAGATTTTGGACGCAATATACATTTTGGTAAAAATATTTTTATTAATCGGGCAGCTATGTTTGTTGATTTAGGGGGCATTATAATTGAAGACAATGTTTTAATTGGTCCGCGCGTTAATCTCTTAAGTGTCAATCATCCGGAACTGCCAATGAAACGGCGAGGTGTATTGCTAGCACCGATTACCATTAAAAAATTTGCGTGGTTAGGCGCGGGTGTCACTGTTTTACCAGGTATTACGATTGGTGAAAATGCTATCGTAGCAGCTAATGCGACTGTAACTAAAGATGTGCCAGCTAACGCTATTGTTGCAGGAACACCAGCTAAAATTATTCGTTGGATTCAGGAAGATAAGGAGGAAATATAA